A window from Poseidonibacter antarcticus encodes these proteins:
- a CDS encoding DASS family sodium-coupled anion symporter, translating to MFSSNKIKIILPLLVIVIIAILPTPEGLAVNAQYFFAIFLGVIVALILEPIPAALVGLVGVSLSATLGLVGETAKANRDWALSGFSNGVIWLIFAAFMFALGYKKSGLGKRIALLLVKYLGKTSLGLGYAVAFSDGILAPFMPSNTARSAGTIFPIAINIPQMFNSTPENEPRKLGAYISWVAIAATCVTSSMFLTALAPNLLAVSLVEKSAGVLISWGEWFTTLAVVMIPLFLLVPILAYVIYPPEQKTSPEAPIWAAKELKAMGSITAKELTMLGLGLLALGLWIFGKQIGIDSTVAALLVLCLLVITNVITWEDVITNKAAINVFIWFATLVAMAGGLNKVGYLEWAAGLISTWLVGLDPITIAIVLLVLFFLFHYLFASVTAHVVALLPLFLGIAVNLVPADMVHTIAILFVGSLGLMGIITPYGTGPSPIWYGAGYISQATWWKLGFIFGAIYLGALVLLGFFIL from the coding sequence ATGTTTTCAAGTAATAAAATTAAGATAATTTTACCTTTATTAGTTATCGTAATTATCGCAATATTACCAACACCTGAAGGATTAGCAGTAAATGCTCAATACTTTTTTGCAATCTTTTTAGGAGTAATTGTTGCTCTTATTTTAGAACCAATTCCAGCAGCACTTGTTGGTTTGGTAGGTGTTTCTTTAAGTGCAACTCTTGGGCTTGTAGGTGAAACTGCAAAAGCCAATAGAGATTGGGCTTTAAGTGGTTTTTCAAATGGAGTTATTTGGTTGATTTTTGCTGCATTTATGTTTGCATTAGGTTATAAAAAATCAGGTCTTGGTAAACGAATTGCTTTATTACTTGTAAAATACTTAGGTAAAACTTCTTTAGGTTTAGGATATGCTGTTGCATTTTCAGATGGAATTCTAGCTCCTTTTATGCCTTCAAATACTGCAAGAAGTGCAGGGACAATTTTCCCTATTGCTATTAACATCCCTCAAATGTTTAATTCAACTCCTGAAAATGAACCTAGAAAATTAGGTGCATATATTTCATGGGTTGCAATTGCAGCTACTTGTGTAACGAGTTCAATGTTTTTAACAGCACTTGCTCCAAATTTATTAGCAGTTTCATTAGTAGAAAAAAGTGCAGGTGTTCTAATATCTTGGGGTGAATGGTTTACAACTTTAGCTGTAGTTATGATTCCATTATTTTTACTTGTACCAATTCTTGCATATGTTATATATCCACCTGAACAAAAAACATCACCAGAAGCTCCTATTTGGGCAGCAAAAGAATTAAAAGCTATGGGATCTATTACTGCTAAAGAGTTAACTATGTTAGGTCTTGGATTATTAGCTTTGGGACTATGGATTTTTGGAAAACAAATTGGAATAGATAGTACAGTTGCTGCTTTATTGGTATTGTGTTTATTAGTTATTACAAATGTAATTACATGGGAAGATGTTATTACAAATAAAGCTGCAATAAATGTATTTATTTGGTTTGCTACATTAGTTGCAATGGCAGGTGGTCTAAACAAAGTTGGTTATTTAGAATGGGCAGCTGGACTTATTTCTACATGGTTAGTAGGTTTAGATCCTATTACTATAGCAATTGTATTATTAGTATTATTTTTCTTATTCCATTATTTATTTGCAAGTGTAACTGCACATGTTGTTGCACTTTTACCATTGTTTTTAGGAATTGCTGTAAATTTAGTTCCTGCTGATATGGTTCATACTATTGCAATTTTATTTGTAGGTTCATTAGGTTTAATGGGAATTATAACTCCATATGGAACAGGTCCTTCTCCTATTTGGTATGGGGCTGGATATATTTCACAAGCTACATGGTGGAAATTAGGATTTATATTTGGAGCTATATACTTAGGTGCATTAGTTCTATTAGGATTCTTTATCTTATAA
- the trxA gene encoding thioredoxin: protein MSKYTELTPANFEEITNEGVSLVDFWAPWCGPCRMIAPVIEELAEEFEGKANICKVNTDEQQDLAVKYGIRSIPTIIFMKNGEVVDQMVGASSKQAFTDKINSLI, encoded by the coding sequence ATGAGTAAATATACAGAATTAACTCCAGCAAACTTTGAAGAAATCACAAATGAAGGTGTATCTTTAGTTGACTTTTGGGCTCCATGGTGTGGACCTTGTAGAATGATTGCTCCAGTTATTGAAGAATTAGCAGAAGAGTTCGAAGGTAAAGCAAACATATGTAAAGTTAATACTGATGAGCAACAAGACTTAGCAGTTAAATATGGAATTAGATCTATCCCAACTATCATTTTTATGAAAAATGGTGAAGTTGTAGATCAAATGGTTGGTGCTTCTTCTAAGCAAGCATTTACTGATAAAATTAACTCATTAATTTAA
- the alaS gene encoding alanine--tRNA ligase yields the protein MDIRKEYLEFFKNKGHDIVSSMPLVPDDPTLMFTNAGMVQFKDIFTGAIPRPANPRATSCQLCVRAGGKHNDLENVGYTARHHTLFEMLGNFSFGDYFKKDAIAYAWEFITINLELPIDKLWVTVHESDDEAYELWQEHIDASRIKRFGDKDNFWSMGDTGACGPCSEIFYDQGSENFDTDEDYLGGEGDRFLEIWNLVFMQYERDTKGVLNPLPKPSIDTGMGLERVIAIKEGVLNNFDSSNFQPIIKKIEELSKKEITPENIGSYRVIADHLRATSFMLSQGILFGNEGRPYVCRRILRRAVRHGYLLGFRKPFMAKVYDTLCDILGNHYTDLVAQANYIKEQLTLEEERFFKTIDLGMNIFNEELANTKEIFSGEIAFKLYDTYGFPLDLTEDMLRDKNLKVDNAKFDELMNAQRAKAKAAWKGSGDAATEGDFKSLLEKYGKNNFVGYEKTFENATIVTLLDEKFQEVETLNAGQSGWVMLDNTPFYATSGGQTGDTGTLKDNEDIAIVKETSKFHDINLSKVTVEKSVLKKGQKVQAIVINRNEIEKHHSATHLLQSALKIVLGDTVAQAGSLNDTNRLRFDFTYPKAMTNKQIKKVEELVNSMIANAIKGNVEELPIEEAKNKGAIAMFGEKYGDSVRVVSFGDASVEFCGGTHVKNTADIGSIYITKESGVSAGVRRIEAVCGLAAVDYTNSIISKYNEVQEEVKNQDALIGIKKLKEQIKELKKEVQLAQSQRATSVKEEMIGDVKVVVDVVENGDIKKIVDDLKNENDKLAVLLLQAKGEKVMLVAGSKNTNIKAGNWIKEIAPIVGGGGGGRPDFAQAGGKDISKIADAKKAALEYAKANL from the coding sequence ATGGATATTAGAAAAGAATACTTAGAATTTTTCAAAAATAAAGGACATGACATTGTTTCATCAATGCCTTTAGTTCCTGATGACCCGACACTTATGTTTACAAATGCAGGGATGGTTCAGTTTAAAGATATATTCACAGGTGCAATTCCAAGACCTGCTAACCCAAGAGCAACTTCTTGTCAACTGTGTGTAAGAGCTGGAGGAAAGCATAATGACTTAGAAAATGTTGGATATACAGCACGTCATCATACATTATTTGAGATGTTAGGTAACTTCTCTTTTGGTGACTATTTTAAAAAAGATGCTATTGCTTATGCATGGGAATTTATTACAATAAATCTTGAACTTCCTATTGATAAATTATGGGTAACAGTTCACGAAAGTGATGATGAAGCATACGAATTATGGCAAGAGCATATTGATGCTTCAAGAATCAAAAGATTTGGAGATAAAGATAACTTCTGGTCTATGGGAGATACAGGTGCATGTGGTCCTTGTAGTGAAATTTTCTATGATCAAGGAAGTGAGAACTTTGATACAGATGAAGATTATTTAGGTGGAGAAGGTGATAGATTCCTAGAAATCTGGAACTTAGTATTTATGCAATATGAAAGAGATACTAAAGGTGTTTTAAATCCTCTTCCAAAACCTTCAATTGATACAGGTATGGGATTAGAAAGAGTTATTGCTATTAAAGAAGGTGTATTAAATAACTTTGATTCATCAAACTTCCAACCAATTATTAAAAAAATTGAAGAGTTATCTAAGAAAGAAATTACACCTGAGAATATTGGTTCATATAGAGTAATTGCTGATCATTTAAGAGCTACTTCTTTTATGCTTTCTCAAGGTATTTTATTTGGAAATGAAGGTCGTCCTTATGTTTGTAGAAGAATTTTAAGACGTGCTGTAAGACATGGATATTTATTAGGATTTAGAAAACCATTTATGGCAAAAGTTTATGATACTTTATGTGATATTTTAGGTAATCACTATACAGATTTAGTTGCTCAAGCTAACTATATTAAAGAACAACTAACTCTAGAAGAAGAGAGATTCTTTAAAACAATTGATTTAGGTATGAATATATTTAATGAAGAACTAGCAAATACAAAAGAAATTTTCTCAGGAGAAATTGCTTTTAAATTATATGATACTTATGGATTTCCATTAGACTTAACAGAAGATATGTTAAGAGATAAAAATCTAAAAGTTGATAATGCAAAATTTGATGAATTAATGAATGCTCAAAGAGCAAAAGCAAAAGCTGCTTGGAAAGGTAGTGGAGATGCTGCAACAGAAGGTGACTTTAAATCATTACTTGAAAAATATGGTAAGAATAATTTTGTTGGATATGAAAAAACTTTTGAAAATGCAACAATTGTAACTTTATTAGATGAAAAATTTCAAGAAGTTGAGACATTAAATGCAGGACAAAGTGGATGGGTGATGTTAGATAATACTCCATTTTATGCAACATCTGGTGGACAAACTGGTGATACAGGTACATTAAAAGATAATGAAGATATTGCTATTGTTAAAGAAACTTCAAAGTTCCATGATATAAACCTTTCAAAAGTTACTGTTGAAAAATCAGTGCTTAAAAAAGGTCAAAAAGTTCAAGCTATTGTAATAAATAGAAATGAAATTGAAAAACATCACAGTGCTACTCACCTTTTACAATCAGCACTTAAAATTGTTTTAGGTGATACAGTTGCACAAGCTGGGTCATTAAACGATACTAATAGATTAAGATTTGATTTTACATACCCAAAAGCTATGACAAATAAACAAATCAAAAAAGTAGAAGAATTAGTTAACTCTATGATAGCAAATGCAATAAAAGGTAATGTTGAAGAACTACCAATTGAAGAAGCTAAAAACAAAGGTGCTATTGCTATGTTTGGTGAAAAATATGGTGATAGTGTAAGAGTTGTAAGTTTTGGTGATGCATCTGTAGAATTTTGTGGAGGAACTCACGTAAAAAATACTGCTGATATTGGTTCAATTTATATTACAAAAGAATCAGGTGTTAGTGCAGGAGTACGAAGAATTGAAGCTGTTTGTGGATTAGCAGCTGTTGATTATACGAACTCTATAATAAGTAAATACAATGAAGTACAAGAAGAAGTTAAAAACCAAGATGCACTTATAGGTATTAAAAAACTTAAAGAACAAATCAAAGAACTTAAAAAAGAAGTACAATTAGCTCAAAGCCAAAGAGCAACTTCTGTTAAAGAAGAAATGATTGGTGATGTAAAAGTTGTAGTTGATGTTGTAGAAAATGGTGATATTAAAAAAATTGTAGATGATTTAAAAAATGAAAATGATAAATTAGCTGTTTTATTACTTCAAGCTAAAGGCGAAAAAGTTATGCTCGTAGCTGGAAGCAAAAACACAAATATCAAAGCTGGTAATTGGATTAAAGAAATTGCTCCAATCGTTGGAGGAGGAGGCGGTGGTCGTCCTGACTTTGCACAAGCTGGTGGAAAAGATATAAGTAAAATTGCTGATGCAAAAAAAGCTGCCTTAGAATATGCAAAAGCAAATCTGTAG